CCAGATTATAATATGAGTATCAGGTATAagaccatttttattttattcaccatacaaaaatcataaaatatacaAATGACTCTTAGGCACTCACAaatacaacaaacaaacaaacaaataaataaaaccccTCAAATAGACAATTACACTTACTATCCTCTCCCTGGGAGTTAAAGACACTGTGAAACTGCTGAACAAATATTTCCTGTTCATTATGAACCTGTTCTGCCCAAGCAACTCACAATGACATCAGAAAGGCCTCCAGGCCAATGTGGAATGGCTTTAATTTTCCAGCTACAGGATCCTCCTGTTGGtggtcctttttctcttctgaggACCACACCATTGAGGAAATCTTTCTTCTGAACAGAAGTCAGGAACACTCAGTCTCTGGAACTCTTGAACGTGAGATTACCCACAAGGCAACTCAAAGACTGGAAATGTTCAGTCTCAAGATCCTTAGTTTTTGACCTAGGCTCAAAAAGAAAATAGGGAGCTATTTGAAATCCAGAGATGTAAGTCTCAGGTTCATTTAAGCAAATACAAACTTCTTGCCCTAAGCTTCTCCTAAAAGTCACCCTTTTCTGCTCTTGGGGTGGGAGAGCACACTCTTACAGTACCATGAACTGGAAGTCCAAGGTAGAAAGAATCtgtgaaaggaaaaaaggcaaaagaggtgGGCCCTTTCACCACTCACTCTTGGAGACAACAGACGGGGTCATCTCATCTGACACTGTCCATCCTCAATCCCAGTCACTGAAAGTGACCAGAGACATTCTCCACTGCAAGAGGTAAGGATTCATGGGACCTCTCTGACCAAGGGGCATATCCTGCAATCCCATGACATTGAAGGGAGATGCCATCAAAATGATATGCTCATTATATGTGACTTCTGCCTATTGCTCCTAGTGCCAGAGCCAACTGACTGTCATTCAGAATACAAACATATACCTGCCAATGTATGTGTTAGcaagtatatacatgcatacagaaAAGtcagtgtatatatgtaaaaatatacatgtattcaCATATCACTTACACAAGCACATACATATAGaaaatgtctatatctatgtatttatgtcTTGATCTAGATGTATTATACTATGGCAACCATTTTTTTgctgttgtgttgtattttttcaactCAAGTGCAGTAATTCacatttatttcaattaaattaaattttaattaaattgatttgATTTAAATGTACATAATTTAAATGTCTGTTAGATTTCAGCCATCTTTCCAGCTAAATAAGGAATTctgaaaaccaataaaatagtaataatgaaacaacaacaataataacatcaATAGTAACAATTTTATTTAGTGCTCTAAAGTTTGTCAAGCATATCTTGAACCATACAACAACTCCGTAATTTTATTCAGAAGGTATTTATTAAGATCATATTAACCACGAAGAAATGGAgttcagaaaagttaagcaatttgtcACTGGTCATATGACAAGTAAGTGACAAGAGAGACTACCTGTCTCCAAGCCGAGAAAACTGTAACGCATgaccatttaaagaaaaaaaatctataatttatcattttaactATTCTTTCCAACATTGTGTCACCTGCAAATTTTATAAGCTAGTCATTTATACTTACATCTGATTCAGATAAATGTTGGACTGaatagtcaaaaacaaaactctgagCCATTCCACTTCTAGCTTAAAACAGATTAGTCAAACTTTTGGGGAAGTCAGGAAAGTGAAAGTgaggaaagtgaaaatgaggaaagtgaaactcCTAAGAATAAAATTCTAAAGAGAGATACAGAAGAAGTTTCCAacaggaatttaaaaaataaaaaggatcatCTGAAGTTACTGATGTCTAAAGAGACAGTTTGCATCAGGAAATCAATAATCAACTTATAAAAATCCatgcatagtagatagaatcaAATAGGTGATAGCAGATAAACACAAAAACATGATATGTTCCTGGAAGAATACTATTAGAAGATCTAAAGTGTATAGAGAGCTAGCTTAAGGGAGAAAGAACAACAAAGTGGTGgggaaaagatagatagataggcagatattTATAGAATTGCTGCTAAAACTGGATGGGATGAAGCTGACTGGCAACAGAGAAAATCGATTTGTGTCcattttctctaccaaggagCATTATCATTGGCTGGGTAAGGATTGAACAAATATGGATAAAAACAAGTCAACATTTCAGATAAgtaaagaaagagtaaaagagtACCTAGATATCTGACCCAGAAAATactgtatttttttggttctgaatTATTATAGAAATGCAATTGCTATGCTACTTCCAGTCAgtgatttttgaaagatgattATAAACGCGAGATGTAAAAATGGTTGGACTAGGCCAAGGGTGGgaaacttgcagcctcaaggacacatgaagacctctaggtcctcaagtgttgcCCTTTcatcaaatccaaacttcacagaacaaatccccttaataaaaggatttgttctgtaaaacatggactcagtcaaaaagctgcacccaaggacctagaaggccacatgtggccatgaggCTACAGGTTTTCCTCCCCTGATACTAGGCAAATTACCTAGGTTTCAAAATCAGAATTCCCTATGCCATGTATCAGTGagcttgattttgatttttggcaaaattctaaaatgtatcaataaagaGATAGTTAGGGAACATCTTGAAAAATAGCCAGGATGTCTTTCTCAAGAAAGGCCAATACCAGACTAACATTACTCACGTTTTTTGAGCAGGTTGATAAACTGATAGATCAGGGGATTGCTATGGATATAGCTGATCAAGATTTTGCCAAATCATTTAACagtttttcattacatttttgGGAAGACCAAAAAATTGTGGGTCACACAATCATACAACTAGATAAAATTCAGAACTGGTTCAATAGCTTGAACTAGGAGGAGTCAACTTGAGAGGGCTTCTACATTGTAGTGACCTAGGGAATTGTATTTAATGTTCTACTACTTAACACTTTCATGCAGAGAGAATATTGAGAGAGGCCATACTGTGATTTTTTCCTGGAGGGAAATAGCATAAAAGTCACTTTTTCGGTCTTCTCCAACTTGCATAAGCAATGCCATTTGGATAGAAAAGAGGAACACAATGGGTAAAGTAAAAAGCAGTTTCTTACCATTTTTATCCAGATCCTTATAATAAGGGTGTatgggaaggaaaaagaactaAGCATAGTTCCCAACAATAAGTCAGACTGGAACTGAACTGaggtaatcaaaggaaacaatagATGAGAAAGGAGTTCAAAGAATAGGATGCGATCTTAGCCTGAGTACCTGCTACTTTTTCTAGCAAACTGGTTGAGTGTCATTAGCTATTGGCTGCAAGAAGTGACTAAAGAGATATACAATCTTCTTCTGAATGGGGAGAGGCTTACCAACCATAGCATACCACAGTGGATGGAGGTGAGAGTAGTAAGTGGTGCTCAGAATAGCACTGCAGTTAAAGACTGTAACTTAGATACAATGAGAAACTGAATGATCTTATAGAAAAGAATTGAGATTCTTCCTTGAAGGGTAGAAGTATGTTAAAACAACAgtgaacaaagaaacaaaccacAGAACTCCTCAGTGAATGGGGAAAATGGTGGAGTGAGCTGATTAACAGATCAATAGCTTTTCCTGCAAGAGAAAGGCCTACTAATTTCAATAGTCCTAATGGAAGTTGGCAGGTGTGTTAAGTAAACCTGAAAATAATAGGATAGCTGAGTAGTTACTATAGACAAAATGTGATATTTAATAAGAGCAGCAGAAAGCAATGACAGATGGAGAGCACACCCAGAAGAGTAATTAAATTTAATCACTAGAAGACATTAATCAGTTGCTCTGTGATGTTAGAAACATGAATTTTTGATCTATTCATGTTTGCAGGACCTCTGTGCTTTCTCTGTGTACCATGACTACCTCTTTGTGGCTATGCAGGATATCTGTTACTCTCTTCTCAACAAATGCATCTATATTTGTGGAAGAATGAGGTCAAGGTTTATAAGAAAAGGTCCTTGTTATTTTATTACTATATTTCACCAAATAACTACTTTTAATGGTATCTTCTGAGCTAAATAGACTATAATTATCTGGCCTGTCTCAGAGAGATGATCCTGATAATAGCCCTACGGATCTGTTGGGTCTTGATGCTGTAGATGATAGGATTCATCAGAGGTGGGAAGAGGATGTAGACATTGCCCATCACAATGTGTATGATGGGTGAGGAATGCCTAGCAAACCGGTGAACAATTGAAAGGCCCAGCACTGGCACATAGAAGCACAGAACAGCCAGGATGTGGGACACACATGTATTAAGGGCCTTGAGCTGCTCCTTATGGGAAGCAATGGCCAAAACAGAGTGAAAGATCATGATGTAGGAGAGTAGGATGAAGAGAAAGTCTGACCCCATGGAGAGTAAGATGACAGTCAAGGCGTAAAAGCTGTTGAATCGTATATTAGAGCAGGAAAGGTGGATCATATCCTGATGCAAGCAATAAGAGTGGGAGAGGGTGTTCTGGTGGCAATAGGAGAGCCAGAGCAGCCGTAAGACTGGAGGTATGATAAGCATGGTGCTCCGGAGCCCTAGTACTACTGTGATCTTCACCACCCGGGATCTGGTGAGCATGGTGGGATACCTCAGTGGGTTGGTGATGGCAACAAAGCGGTCATAGGCCATGGCAAAGAGCATGGCTGATTCCATGAAGGAGAAGGAATGGACAACATAGAGTTGAAGGACACAGGCATAGAGGTGGATGCCATGGAGATCAAGCCACAGAACTCCCAGCACTGTGGGCATGGTAGACACACACAGGCCTAGGTCTGTACTTGCCAGCATCGCCAGGAAGTAATACATTGGCTGGTGCAGGGAGGGGTCTGTACGGACAATGTGGATGATTGTGGCATTGCCCACTATGGCAACCAGGTACACAGAGAAGACAGGTATAGAGATCCAGTGGTGGGCCCACTCTAAGCCAGGGAACCCTGTAAGCAGAAAGCTAGAAGAACTTGAATTGATACCCAATGTACTGGACATGATGTCAGATTTGTAGAGGAACCTTACAAATATCCACTTGCTAACAAAGGGTAGAATAACTTAGAATCACAAAAAACTCAGAGTTAAAATgtacttcagaggtcatctagaccaacttGCGCCACATCAAAGATGATCTCTATTGTGTGTGGGACAAGTGGCTGTCTAACCTCTAATTGGGACCCTCCAACAAACACACTTCGAAGCAGCCTCTTCCACAGTTAGATGATTTTTATTGCTAGCAAGTTTACCTTATGTCAAAATGACAAGTGGCTGTCTAACCTCTAATTGGGACCCTCCAACAAACACACTTCGAAGCAGCCTCTTCCACAGTTAGATGATTTTTATTGCTAGCAAGTTTACCTTATGTCAAAATGGAATCTGTCTCTCTGTAATTTATATCCTTAgctcctagttctaccctctgaagtcaggaagaataagTCCAATATTTGTACCACAttacaatccttcaaatacttgaaggtgaATGAACACAAAGGGTGATTTCCCTGATTTAATACTTCTAATAGGccaaaataaaagggaaggaaaagtggTCAAGAAGTTAAACGCCTAGAATCCTAGAGGTGAAGTTCCCAACATCAAAATGCGATGTGAACTTAACACTGGTACAAGTAGGGGCTGTCTTCACGTACATCATCCTGCTCCCTGGAGGTGTCTCTGAGACTACAACGGTATGGAGGGAGTGGTCACAGCCAATTGGAGAGTAGGAATTACAGAGCTGTAAGTGTCCACTGACTGACTGGAATGGATACAAGAGAGCTGGGGCCCTGGACTTTGCCTGTCCATGCTCAGGGTTGATATTGCTAGTCAGTATCACTTCACAGCTACAAAGTTATATATCTCAAATCCACCCCCAATGATATGTGTCGTCTCTTTTCTCTTCAGGCTTTTTACACAAGACTCAAGGCTAACTCTAAATATTCATTTGTAGAGTGGTAGTGCAGTGCTGTTGTCCCAGAGAcctcaaaggaagaagaaaaggaggagaatgagCCATAATAGAGATCTTGGACACAGAATCCGtggtttcttgaaagaagatTGGGAGAATATTTAGACTAGGATGTCATGAAGGGAAGCATGTCCACAGCCATTGCCTTGATGAACTGAAGAACAGGACAGGCCGATTGGATAGCAGATTCATCCAATAATGCCATCCTCTAAGTGGACCCTATCTGTGATGCCTTCTCAGAACAAGCTCCTGCTGGAAGACAGAAAGACTTTTGTAAAATATCAGCCCATGCTTCCTTCAGTGGAGTCTCCCATGAGATAAGCTCAGTTCCTGCTAATCTTGTATTCCTTCACGACCTTATTATCCTTATACAAAATCAACTAACCTTTAGCAATTTAGCCTAGTCTGATTATCCCCCTTTAGGAATATTTTTggtagccaagatggcagaaaaaagGCAAGGACTTGACTGAGTTCTCCCGaattccctccaaacacctttttAGATAAAGCCTTGAAACAAATTCTTGAGGGGCAGAATTCACAAAATTActgggtgaaacaattttcaaacCCAGGGCAACTCAAAACATTGATAGGAAAGGACTGTCCCGCCAGAGTGAGAGTGGATCATAGTCCAGTGTAGGCTATACCAGCAGAGGTCTTGCCCCACCAAACCAGCAGTAgccttgggggtgactgaatcaaGTGCTGTAGCTGTggcttccagaactctcagcccacagatggtgagggatccctttgctggtactgagtgcatgactctgttgcattgcccatatgaAGATCCAGGTCAAAGTCTTGGGTcaagttccagggtggaaaagagtgcttgtggtcacttacagaccagagcataatccaggagagtagtaaatacacctcttcttagatcacactaccttggaagaaccGAAAACTTACaaccccccagaactagctctgagattaatttcacaaaaaaaaccctgaagcttgggagtgTTCCCTCCACCCTGGGAGCTGAACCTGTCTAACtttcacataaaattaaaagtcaagaaatgggttggaaaaatgagcaaacaagagaaaaagatcCCGACTATaaaaaagttactatgatgacagggaagatcaaaacacaaactcagaagacaacaaagtcacaacagctacatccaaagcttcaaagaaaaatatgaattggtctcaggccccaaagtaattcctggaagagctcaaaaggattttaaaaatcaaataacagaggtagaggaaaaagaaaaaaaaaaaggaatgagcgCGATAAAAACCCAATAGCTTAGTAAAGAAgcaacaaaaaatgttttaaaaataatgtcttaaaaaaaagaataggccgAATGGtgtaaaaaaaaggcacaaaaaacctCTAAAgagaagaactttttaaaaagcagtattgGCCAAATgggtaaatacacacacacacacacacacacacacacacacacacatgtatgtatgtatataccaaaATCcgatgaagagaagaatgccttgaaaggcataattggccaaatggaaaaaaagatataccaaaaaatcactgaagaaaagaactccttaaaaaatagaattggtcaaaaacaaaaggaggtacaaaaactaactgaagaaaatcattccttaaaaattagaattacacaagtggaaactaatggctccatgagatatcaagaaacaacaaaacaaaatcaaaagaatggaaaaaagaaaatatgaaatatctcattgaaaaaaagaattgacaTGAAAAAACAAtcaaggacagataatttaagatttattggactacctgaaagcctgaattatctcacataaaagaagcacaaaaaagtttttacagtggggaggaataacatacacactcagttgggtacagtgatctatcttaccctacaaaaaagaaggaggggagggggataagagaaagagggGGTGTGATAAAAGAATGGATTGAGGGAGgctgtagtcagaagcaaaacacttgaggatggacaggatgaaagaagaaagagagagaataggataagcAGGGGGAAGggcaaataggatgaagggaaatacacagtaatcacaaGTGAGAAAAAATTTAcggcaagtttctctaataaaggagtcatttctcagatatatagagaacggagtcaaatttataaaaataagagtcatcccccaattgataaatgttcaaaggatatgaacgagcagttttcagatgatgtaATTGAGGCTctctacagtcatataaaaatgctctaaactaCTACTGATTAGATAAATTCAAATTGAAACAACTATGAGGTATCAGCTTACACCTATCGgattggctgatatgacagaaaatgaaaaatgaaaaattaaagaattaattCATGATTGGTGGAGTGGGGAAGTAATTCAACCACTATTCAGAGCAATTTGGGACTCTGAACAAAGGGTGACCAAACTGcacataccatttgacccagaaataccattactaggtcagtatcccaaagaaatttaaaaaaaatggaaaggacctatatgtacaaaaatattcattgaagaacgtttagtggtggcaaagtattggaaattgatgggatgcctatcaattggggaatggttgaacaagttttggtatatgatgcgatggaatactattgtactatctGAATTACTGAGCAGGATGGTTTtgtaaaaacctggaaaaacttacatgaactgatgcaaaatgaattagcagagccaggagaatactgtacacagtaacagcagtattgtacaatgaagaacagtgaatgactcagcttttctcagcaatacaatgattcaaaacaattctgaaggactcatgatgaaaaacagtATCCATATTCAGAGAAACTGATCAAGTCTGAAcggagatcaaagcatactttttaaaaaagattttctttacttttcttgggtttttttggtctttgttttctttcagaaaattactaatatgaaagatattttttcatgactgcacatgtattcCTATATCcaattgtttgcctttttaaCAAGGGatcaggggagggaggaagggagagagagaatttagaaatcaaaaaaattttaaataaatgttaaaaattgtttttacatgtaatttgggaaaaaataaaatatcaaatatatttagagagaaggggaaaaatagcaTTTGGTGCATCATTCTGTCCCCAGGCTTGTTATTAGCTACATTCTTTACGAGTGTTTTTCCTCTAGTTTGCAGTTGGCTTCCTGCTTTCTTCTTGCCACCACTTCCAAAAATCCACTCCTCATCAAGTTTGCATTGCTTACTCCTGAGCCTGAGTGTAGTTGGCTTTTAGTGCCTAGAACAAAGACAAATAGAGAAAGACTAGAGAGaataatgatgaaaagaaattcatCAGAGCAGACTTGATAAAGACATAATAACTAAAGGCAGGGAGGCACAGAGATCCTTGGGTTTGCCCCAGTATAAAGAGAAAGGTTCATTCAAGGAACTGTCCTTGATGGCACTCAGTCCAGTGCTCAGTCAGGCCCAGCCCTCATGAGGAAAGCACACTTGATCAAGGGCACTTGTTTTGGAATGGATGGTGGAGGTTGTGGCCTGAACTAATAAGCATAATTAGAGAAGTGTAGCCTCCCTGGGGCCTCAAGATagatggggttggggggggggttgttgtgtttgtccttcatttttgaagaggaccatggcatcatggaaatgatgacatgacttgcagttgactttggtttgaggGAGTGAGGGTTGTGCAatgtcagcagcctcactttctccgcctgagccatctgggtccagtgaccagatattcatcaggatgactagaggtGACCCAAGATGTggtgggagatcctggcccttttaggctaaggccttttcacgtacccacttagagtgaggtaatgcccattcaatgaataggcctctttaagaagtgagtcaggggatggccccttt
This Trichosurus vulpecula isolate mTriVul1 chromosome 2, mTriVul1.pri, whole genome shotgun sequence DNA region includes the following protein-coding sequences:
- the LOC118835775 gene encoding olfactory receptor 51V1-like — translated: MSSTLGINSSSSSFLLTGFPGLEWAHHWISIPVFSVYLVAIVGNATIIHIVRTDPSLHQPMYYFLAMLASTDLGLCVSTMPTVLGVLWLDLHGIHLYACVLQLYVVHSFSFMESAMLFAMAYDRFVAITNPLRYPTMLTRSRVVKITVVLGLRSTMLIIPPVLRLLWLSYCHQNTLSHSYCLHQDMIHLSCSNIRFNSFYALTVILLSMGSDFLFILLSYIMIFHSVLAIASHKEQLKALNTCVSHILAVLCFYVPVLGLSIVHRFARHSSPIIHIVMGNVYILFPPLMNPIIYSIKTQQIRRAIIRIISLRQAR